A single region of the Geobacillus subterraneus genome encodes:
- a CDS encoding HD family phosphohydrolase has protein sequence MGRLRFFLERTKDVRFVRFWLFLFLAALLFTVLYWQVKPRQYELRLFDVAKETIRSPVTVEDKEATARLKEEAAAKVADVYTLKKEYAENRVDLLSSLFAAIESVQNEAEPDRSPSRMAAKLEERLPPEWLAYLSAEEWQRLLSAAPDELKTAKEAALTAVHAAMNERISQAELEQARAKAAKELEYAALSPPLREAVAKLCRRAVIPNVVYDRTATEEKRRQAMDEVKPVKILQGQVIVEEGQFITSDIYHQLELVGLLDGGRTPWPAAGLFLFVLLLLSPLVYYFRAETTNEKLSLYAAIFTFMLAVMVLIRLLSSGGAVSTGYLVPAAFGPMLVRVLLGERLAMMTAIIGAVCGSLLFNEEIGATGAVSVSLAVYLLAGGLAGTFCLPKELAKAKIWRAGVLVSAVNIVSLLSLLLLKNGRYSLLEISLFVVMAIASGIFSAILTIGLLPLFETTFGILSPLRLIELSNPNHPLLRKLLTEAPGTYHHSIMVANLAEAACEAIGADGLLARVACYYHDIGKTKRPRYFIENQIGGNPHDHLSPQLSKNIIIAHVADGVALLRKHRLPKEIVDIAEQHHGTTLLKYFYHKAREQTELVSEAEFRYPGPKPQTKEAAVINIADSVEAAVRSLANPSQEKIEKIVRAIIADRLQDNQLNECDITLKELEVVARSLCETLNGVFHSRIEYPEVRKEKVKHA, from the coding sequence GTGGGAAGGCTTCGTTTTTTTCTTGAGCGGACAAAAGATGTCCGCTTCGTCCGCTTTTGGCTGTTTTTGTTTCTGGCAGCGCTGTTGTTTACCGTCCTGTACTGGCAAGTGAAGCCGCGCCAATACGAACTGCGCCTGTTTGACGTCGCAAAGGAAACGATCCGTTCACCGGTGACGGTGGAGGATAAGGAGGCGACGGCGAGGCTGAAGGAGGAAGCAGCCGCCAAAGTGGCGGACGTTTACACGCTGAAAAAAGAATACGCCGAAAACCGAGTCGATCTTCTTTCCTCGCTGTTTGCCGCCATCGAGAGCGTGCAGAACGAGGCAGAGCCGGACCGCTCGCCGAGCAGAATGGCGGCTAAGCTCGAGGAGCGGCTGCCGCCGGAGTGGCTCGCCTATTTGTCTGCCGAAGAATGGCAGCGGTTGCTGAGCGCTGCTCCCGATGAGCTCAAGACGGCCAAAGAAGCTGCGCTGACGGCCGTGCACGCGGCCATGAACGAGCGCATTTCCCAAGCGGAGCTTGAACAGGCGCGCGCGAAGGCAGCCAAAGAACTCGAATACGCGGCGCTGTCGCCGCCGCTTCGTGAAGCGGTTGCCAAGCTTTGCCGCCGGGCGGTCATTCCGAACGTCGTTTATGACCGGACGGCGACCGAGGAAAAGCGGCGGCAGGCGATGGATGAAGTGAAACCGGTGAAAATTTTGCAAGGACAAGTGATCGTCGAAGAGGGGCAGTTCATCACGAGCGATATTTATCATCAGCTTGAGCTTGTCGGCCTGCTCGACGGCGGCCGCACGCCTTGGCCGGCGGCCGGGCTGTTTTTGTTCGTGCTGCTCTTGCTGTCGCCGCTCGTTTACTATTTCCGCGCCGAAACGACGAATGAAAAGCTGTCGCTTTACGCCGCCATTTTTACGTTCATGCTGGCGGTGATGGTGCTCATCCGTCTTCTGTCGTCCGGCGGCGCCGTCTCGACCGGCTACCTCGTTCCGGCGGCGTTCGGGCCGATGCTCGTCCGCGTGCTGCTCGGCGAGCGGCTGGCGATGATGACGGCGATCATCGGAGCCGTATGCGGCAGCCTGCTGTTCAATGAGGAAATCGGGGCGACCGGCGCGGTGTCAGTGTCGTTAGCCGTCTATCTGCTCGCGGGCGGACTGGCTGGGACGTTTTGCCTGCCTAAGGAGCTGGCGAAGGCAAAAATTTGGCGGGCCGGTGTGCTCGTCTCGGCCGTCAATATCGTTTCGCTCCTTTCGCTGCTGTTGTTGAAAAACGGCCGCTATTCGTTGCTTGAAATCAGTCTCTTTGTCGTCATGGCCATTGCTTCGGGCATTTTTTCCGCCATTTTGACGATCGGGCTGCTGCCGCTGTTTGAAACGACGTTCGGCATTTTGTCGCCGCTCCGGCTCATAGAATTGTCGAATCCGAACCATCCGCTGCTGCGGAAGCTGTTAACTGAAGCGCCGGGAACGTATCATCATAGCATCATGGTCGCCAATTTGGCCGAAGCGGCGTGCGAGGCGATCGGCGCGGACGGCTTGCTGGCGCGCGTCGCCTGTTATTACCATGATATCGGCAAGACGAAGCGGCCGCGTTATTTCATTGAAAACCAAATAGGCGGCAATCCGCATGATCATTTGTCGCCGCAATTGAGCAAAAATATCATTATCGCCCATGTCGCTGACGGCGTCGCCCTGCTTCGCAAGCACCGGCTGCCAAAGGAGATTGTCGACATCGCCGAACAGCACCACGGCACCACGCTGCTCAAGTATTTTTACCATAAGGCGCGCGAGCAAACGGAATTGGTTTCCGAAGCGGAGTTTCGTTACCCGGGCCCGAAGCCGCAGACGAAAGAAGCGGCGGTCATCAATATTGCTGACAGCGTCGAGGCGGCCGTTCGCTCGTTAGCCAACCCATCGCAGGAAAAAATTGAAAAGATCGTCCGGGCGATTATCGCTGACCGTCTGCAAGACAACCAGCTAAACGAGTGCGACATTACATTGAAAGAGCTGGAAGTGGTCGCCCGTTCGCTTTGCGAGACGTTAAACGGCGTCTTCCATTCGCGCATCGAATATCCGGAAGTACGAAAGGAAAAGGTGAAGCATGCATGA
- the ybeY gene encoding rRNA maturation RNase YbeY: MTIQIDFIDETNEMTAEQIETLERLIREAAAIENVPEGAEVSVSFVDNERIRAMNRDYRGKDAPTDVLSFALEEEGEGEIDIIGVDVPPVLGDIVISVPKAKEQAAEYGHSFMRELGFLAVHGFLHLLGYDHETEEEERVMFAKQEEILARLGLTR; the protein is encoded by the coding sequence ATGACGATTCAAATCGACTTTATCGATGAGACGAACGAAATGACGGCCGAACAAATCGAGACGCTCGAGCGGTTGATTCGCGAAGCGGCGGCCATCGAGAACGTGCCCGAAGGGGCGGAAGTGAGCGTTTCGTTCGTTGACAACGAGCGCATCCGCGCGATGAACCGCGATTACCGAGGCAAAGACGCCCCAACGGACGTGCTGTCGTTCGCCCTTGAAGAGGAGGGGGAAGGCGAAATCGATATCATCGGCGTCGATGTGCCGCCGGTGCTCGGCGATATTGTCATCTCCGTCCCGAAGGCGAAGGAGCAAGCCGCAGAATACGGGCACTCGTTCATGCGCGAGCTCGGATTTTTGGCCGTGCACGGTTTTTTGCACTTGCTTGGCTATGACCACGAGACGGAAGAGGAGGAGCGTGTCATGTTCGCCAAGCAGGAGGAAATATTGGCGCGGCTCGGGTTGACGAGATAA
- a CDS encoding diacylglycerol kinase family protein, which yields MRGVRERDRFAWAWSGMKAAVKEEAHLRFHLAAAVVAFTAGGIVGLSRWEWAVLLLTVGAVITLELVNTAIERAVDLVTDEFHPLAKAAKDIAAAAVLVAAGLAVIIGVLLFWPHLR from the coding sequence ATGCGGGGCGTGCGGGAACGGGATCGTTTCGCTTGGGCTTGGTCGGGGATGAAGGCGGCGGTGAAGGAGGAAGCGCATTTACGTTTCCACCTGGCGGCCGCCGTTGTTGCCTTTACGGCCGGCGGCATCGTTGGGCTGTCGCGATGGGAATGGGCCGTGCTCTTGTTAACCGTCGGCGCGGTTATTACGCTCGAGCTTGTCAATACAGCCATTGAGCGCGCCGTTGACTTAGTGACAGACGAGTTTCATCCGCTGGCCAAGGCGGCGAAAGATATTGCCGCTGCCGCTGTGCTCGTGGCCGCCGGGCTTGCTGTCATCATCGGGGTGCTGCTGTTTTGGCCGCACCTTCGCTAA
- a CDS encoding cytidine deaminase yields MEIEQLIAEAKKARELAYVPYSKFKVGAALLTKNGSVYRGCNIENAAYSMCNCAERTALFKAYSEGETEFAALAVIADTPRPVPPCGACRQVIAELCPGDMNVILANLNGDVKIVTVGELLPEAFAAEDMHE; encoded by the coding sequence GTGGAGATCGAGCAGCTTATTGCCGAAGCGAAAAAAGCGCGCGAACTCGCCTACGTGCCGTACTCAAAATTTAAAGTCGGCGCCGCGTTGTTGACGAAAAACGGCAGCGTGTACCGCGGCTGCAACATTGAGAACGCTGCCTACAGCATGTGCAATTGTGCGGAACGGACTGCGCTGTTTAAGGCGTATTCGGAAGGGGAGACGGAGTTTGCCGCCCTCGCGGTCATTGCTGACACCCCCCGTCCGGTGCCGCCGTGCGGCGCATGCCGCCAAGTGATCGCCGAACTTTGCCCCGGCGATATGAACGTCATTTTGGCCAACTTAAACGGCGATGTAAAAATCGTCACCGTTGGCGAATTACTGCCAGAAGCTTTTGCAGCGGAGGATATGCATGAATAA
- the era gene encoding GTPase Era: MNKEGYKSGFVAIIGRPNVGKSTFLNRVIGQKIAIMSDKPQTTRNKIQGVYTDDDAQIIFIDTPGVHKPKHKLGDFMMKVALNALREVDLILFMVNAEEGFGRGEAFIIERLNEVNTPVFLVINKIDRVHPDELLPLIDRYKDLYPFAEIVPISALEGNNVERLLEQIKQRLPEGPQYYPPDQITDHPEQFIIAELIREKALHLTREEVPHSIAVAVERIERREETGTVYVGAVIVVERDSQKGIIIGKQGRMLKEIGQRARADIEALLGSRVFLELWVKVQKDWRNRLAQLRDFGFREDEY, translated from the coding sequence ATGAATAAAGAAGGATACAAATCAGGATTTGTTGCCATTATCGGAAGACCGAACGTAGGAAAATCGACGTTTTTAAACCGCGTCATCGGGCAAAAAATCGCCATTATGAGCGACAAGCCGCAAACGACGCGCAATAAAATTCAAGGCGTTTATACGGACGATGACGCGCAAATCATTTTCATCGACACCCCCGGGGTGCATAAACCGAAGCATAAGCTCGGCGACTTTATGATGAAAGTGGCGCTCAATGCGCTTCGCGAAGTCGATTTGATTTTGTTTATGGTCAACGCTGAAGAAGGGTTTGGGCGCGGCGAAGCGTTTATTATCGAGCGGTTGAACGAGGTCAATACCCCGGTGTTTTTAGTGATCAATAAAATTGACCGCGTCCATCCGGATGAACTGCTGCCGCTCATTGACCGGTATAAGGACTTGTACCCGTTTGCGGAAATCGTGCCGATTTCAGCGCTTGAAGGGAACAATGTCGAGCGTCTGTTGGAGCAAATTAAACAGCGGTTGCCGGAAGGACCGCAATATTATCCGCCGGACCAGATTACCGACCATCCGGAGCAGTTTATTATTGCCGAGCTCATTCGCGAGAAAGCGCTTCACTTAACGCGCGAGGAAGTTCCACATTCGATCGCCGTCGCCGTGGAACGCATCGAGCGGCGCGAGGAGACGGGCACGGTATACGTTGGCGCTGTCATCGTCGTCGAGCGCGATTCCCAAAAAGGGATCATCATCGGCAAACAGGGCCGGATGTTGAAGGAAATCGGGCAGCGGGCGCGCGCTGACATTGAGGCGCTGCTTGGGTCAAGAGTGTTTTTGGAGCTGTGGGTGAAAGTGCAAAAAGATTGGCGCAACCGTCTCGCGCAGCTGCGCGACTTTGGTTTTCGCGAAGACGAGTATTGA
- a CDS encoding YqzL family protein: MLEFTWKLFSQTGNIDTYLLFKELEREQRFGGEEQNAEQEEIDQPIS, encoded by the coding sequence ATGCTTGAGTTTACGTGGAAGTTGTTTAGCCAAACAGGCAATATTGATACGTACCTTCTGTTTAAAGAGCTGGAGCGGGAACAACGGTTTGGCGGTGAAGAACAAAACGCCGAACAGGAAGAAATCGACCAGCCGATCTCGTAG
- the recO gene encoding DNA repair protein RecO, with protein sequence MFEKCEAIVMRTVDYGETNKIVTLFTREWGKVAAMARGAKKPSSRLSAVTQPLAYGHYLVRRSRGVGLLHQGELIDSMRALREDLFAAAYAAYIVELTDKSTEEQKRNPYLFELLLQTLQYMSEGRDLEIMTFIYEMKMLSVLGIPPVLDRCARCGATEGRFSFSVKEAGFLCHRCEAADPHRFSLSPASARLLRLFYHLDLARLGAISVKEGTKAELRAVLSSYYDEYAGLSLKAKRFLEQIAELKDKLDPGGERET encoded by the coding sequence ATGTTTGAGAAGTGCGAAGCGATCGTCATGCGGACGGTCGATTATGGCGAGACAAATAAGATTGTCACATTGTTTACACGAGAGTGGGGAAAGGTGGCTGCGATGGCACGAGGAGCGAAAAAGCCAAGCAGCCGCCTTTCTGCTGTTACGCAGCCGCTCGCCTACGGCCATTATTTGGTCCGCCGCAGCCGCGGCGTCGGCCTTCTTCACCAAGGGGAGCTGATTGACTCGATGCGGGCGCTGCGTGAAGATTTGTTTGCCGCCGCTTATGCGGCGTATATTGTTGAGCTCACCGATAAAAGCACGGAGGAGCAAAAGCGCAATCCGTACTTGTTCGAGCTGCTGCTGCAAACATTACAATATATGAGCGAAGGCCGCGATTTAGAGATTATGACGTTTATTTATGAAATGAAAATGCTTTCGGTGCTCGGCATTCCGCCTGTGCTCGACCGCTGTGCCCGCTGCGGGGCGACGGAAGGGCGCTTCTCATTTTCAGTCAAGGAAGCAGGCTTCCTTTGCCATCGCTGCGAGGCGGCTGATCCGCACCGGTTTTCGCTTTCGCCGGCCTCAGCTCGGCTGTTGCGCCTGTTTTACCATCTTGATCTCGCCCGGCTCGGAGCCATTTCGGTAAAAGAAGGGACAAAAGCGGAATTGAGGGCTGTATTGTCCAGCTACTATGATGAATATGCCGGTCTGTCGCTAAAGGCGAAGCGCTTTTTGGAGCAAATCGCCGAGCTGAAAGACAAGCTTGACCCGGGCGGCGAGCGTGAGACGTAA
- a CDS encoding helix-turn-helix transcriptional regulator: MQIVKDYGPITGESIAEKLNLTRATLRPDLAILTMAGYLEARPRVGYFYTGKTGTQLFADKIKKMKVEDYQSIPVVVNENVSVYDAIVTMFLEDVGTLFVVDDESLLVGVLSRKDLLRASIGKQELTAIPVNIIMTRMPNIAVCYKDDPLIDVAERLIEKQIDAMPVVRKTEKGYEVIGRITKTNMTKAFVSLAKDDV; the protein is encoded by the coding sequence TTGCAAATTGTGAAAGATTATGGACCGATCACTGGGGAGAGCATCGCTGAAAAGCTGAATTTGACGCGGGCGACGCTTCGGCCTGATCTAGCCATTTTGACGATGGCCGGCTACTTGGAAGCACGGCCGCGCGTCGGTTATTTTTATACGGGAAAAACGGGCACGCAGCTGTTTGCTGATAAAATTAAAAAAATGAAAGTCGAAGATTATCAATCGATCCCGGTCGTCGTCAACGAAAACGTCAGCGTCTACGATGCGATCGTTACGATGTTCTTGGAAGATGTGGGCACGCTGTTTGTCGTCGATGATGAGTCGCTTCTTGTGGGCGTTTTGTCGCGCAAAGATTTGTTGCGCGCGAGCATCGGCAAGCAAGAACTGACGGCGATTCCGGTCAATATTATTATGACAAGAATGCCGAACATCGCCGTTTGTTATAAAGACGATCCGCTCATTGACGTGGCTGAGCGGCTGATCGAAAAGCAAATCGACGCCATGCCGGTCGTGCGCAAAACGGAAAAAGGATATGAAGTGATCGGCCGCATTACGAAAACGAATATGACGAAAGCATTTGTTTCATTAGCGAAAGATGATGTATAA
- a CDS encoding pyruvate, water dikinase regulatory protein, whose translation MNQRLVYVVSDSGGETAELVVKAAASQFYASPVQVKRVPYVEDKTTLAEVVALAKMNQAIIAFTLVVPEMREFLLAEAAREGVVAYDIIGPLIEKMSDLFQLKPRYEPGQVRVLDEDYFKKIEAIEFAVKYDDGRDPRGILRADIVLIGVSRTSKTPLSQYLAHKRLKVANVPIVPEVEPPEQLFQVGPSKCFGLKISPDKLLSIRRERLKSLGLNDQAIYANMDRIKEELAYFDGVVKKIGCDVIDVTNKAVEETASIIMKKLKR comes from the coding sequence ATGAATCAGCGCCTCGTTTACGTCGTATCCGATTCGGGCGGGGAGACGGCCGAGCTCGTCGTTAAAGCGGCGGCCAGCCAGTTTTACGCCTCACCGGTTCAAGTGAAACGCGTCCCGTATGTAGAGGATAAAACAACGCTAGCCGAAGTCGTCGCATTGGCGAAAATGAACCAAGCCATTATCGCCTTTACGCTCGTCGTCCCGGAAATGCGGGAATTTTTGCTCGCTGAGGCGGCGCGCGAAGGGGTTGTCGCTTACGATATCATCGGTCCGCTCATTGAAAAGATGAGCGATTTGTTTCAGCTGAAGCCAAGGTATGAGCCGGGCCAAGTGCGTGTGCTTGACGAAGATTATTTCAAAAAAATCGAAGCGATTGAGTTTGCCGTGAAATACGATGATGGCCGCGACCCGCGCGGCATTTTGCGCGCCGACATTGTATTGATCGGCGTGTCGCGCACATCGAAAACGCCGCTGTCGCAATATTTGGCCCATAAGCGGCTGAAGGTGGCGAACGTGCCGATCGTTCCGGAAGTCGAGCCGCCCGAGCAGCTGTTCCAGGTCGGCCCAAGCAAATGTTTCGGATTGAAAATCAGTCCGGACAAGCTGCTGTCGATCCGCCGCGAGCGTCTGAAATCGCTCGGCTTGAATGATCAAGCCATCTATGCGAACATGGACCGCATTAAAGAGGAACTGGCGTATTTTGACGGAGTGGTGAAAAAGATCGGCTGCGACGTCATCGATGTAACGAATAAAGCTGTTGAAGAAACAGCAAGCATAATTATGAAAAAGTTAAAGCGGTAA
- the dnaG gene encoding DNA primase translates to MGHRIPEETIEAIRRSIDIVGVIGEYVQLKKQGRNYFGLCPFHGEKTPSFSVSPEKQIFHCFGCGAGGNAFTFLMDIEGIPFVEAAKRLAAKAGIDLSAYQLNIHGHDDGKTGEAKAMTEAHALLKRFYHYLLVYTKEGQAALDFLQARGWTKETIDRFEIGYAPDAPDAAAKLLESHSFSLPMMEKAGLVTKKEDGRYVDRFRNRIMFPIHDHRGETVGFSGRLLGDGQPKYVNSPETPIFRKGMLLYHFHEARVPIRKRQEALLVEGFADVISAVQAGIDYAVATMGTSLTEEQARILRRHAETVTICYDGDSAGTEAAWRAAEQLSALGCRVKVASIPNGLDPDEYIRVHGKERFAGEIAAAQPLMAFKMTHLRRGKNLQHEGDQLRYIEEVLREIGKLPSPVEKDYYVRQLAEEFSLSLSALNEQLSRCERETSMPRKTAAGGKVSRPTLAKKLLPAFHNAERLLLAHMMRSRDVALIVQERVGGRFNIEEHRALAAYIYAFYEEGHEADLGALMFRLPGELQPLASELSLLLVADEVSEQELGDYMKHVLNHPKWLMLKEKEQEKTEAERRKDFLTAARIAKEMIEMKKMLSSS, encoded by the coding sequence ATGGGACATCGCATTCCCGAAGAAACGATTGAAGCGATTCGCCGCAGCATCGACATCGTTGGTGTGATCGGCGAATATGTTCAACTGAAAAAACAAGGCCGCAACTATTTTGGCTTATGCCCGTTTCACGGGGAAAAGACGCCATCGTTTTCCGTTTCCCCAGAAAAGCAAATTTTCCACTGCTTCGGCTGCGGGGCAGGGGGGAATGCCTTTACGTTTTTGATGGATATCGAGGGCATTCCGTTTGTGGAAGCGGCGAAACGTCTTGCGGCCAAAGCAGGCATCGACCTGTCCGCCTATCAGCTGAACATTCACGGGCATGACGACGGCAAAACCGGCGAGGCCAAAGCGATGACGGAAGCGCACGCCTTGCTGAAACGATTTTACCATTATTTGCTTGTTTATACAAAAGAAGGACAAGCGGCGCTTGATTTCTTGCAGGCGCGCGGATGGACAAAGGAAACGATCGACCGGTTTGAAATCGGTTATGCGCCGGATGCGCCCGATGCGGCGGCCAAGCTGCTCGAAAGCCATTCCTTTTCGCTTCCGATGATGGAAAAGGCGGGCTTAGTAACGAAAAAAGAAGACGGACGGTACGTCGACCGCTTCCGCAATCGCATCATGTTTCCGATTCATGATCACCGCGGTGAGACGGTCGGGTTTTCCGGCCGCCTGCTCGGCGACGGGCAGCCGAAATACGTTAACAGCCCGGAGACGCCGATTTTTCGGAAAGGAATGCTTTTATATCACTTTCATGAGGCACGGGTGCCGATCCGCAAGCGGCAAGAGGCGCTGCTCGTTGAAGGGTTTGCCGATGTGATTTCCGCCGTGCAGGCCGGCATTGATTACGCGGTGGCAACGATGGGCACGTCGCTGACTGAGGAGCAGGCGCGCATTTTGCGCCGCCATGCGGAAACGGTCACGATTTGTTATGACGGCGACAGCGCCGGAACGGAAGCCGCTTGGCGCGCTGCGGAACAACTGAGCGCGCTCGGATGCCGCGTCAAGGTGGCATCCATTCCGAACGGCCTTGACCCGGATGAATATATACGCGTTCACGGCAAGGAGCGGTTTGCCGGGGAAATCGCTGCCGCCCAGCCGCTCATGGCGTTTAAAATGACCCATTTGCGACGGGGGAAAAATTTGCAGCACGAAGGCGACCAGCTTCGTTATATCGAGGAAGTGCTCCGCGAAATCGGCAAACTGCCGAGTCCGGTCGAAAAAGATTATTACGTCCGCCAGCTCGCGGAGGAGTTTTCGTTGTCGCTCTCCGCGCTCAATGAGCAGCTGTCCCGCTGCGAGCGGGAAACGTCGATGCCGCGGAAAACGGCGGCCGGCGGAAAGGTTTCGCGGCCGACGCTGGCGAAAAAGCTGCTGCCGGCTTTCCACAATGCGGAGCGGCTGCTGCTTGCCCATATGATGCGGAGCCGCGATGTGGCGCTCATCGTTCAAGAGCGGGTCGGCGGACGATTTAACATCGAGGAGCATCGGGCGTTAGCCGCCTATATTTATGCCTTTTATGAAGAAGGGCATGAAGCCGACCTTGGCGCGCTCATGTTTCGGCTTCCCGGCGAACTGCAGCCGCTGGCGAGCGAACTGTCGTTGTTGCTGGTGGCCGATGAGGTTTCTGAACAAGAGCTCGGCGATTATATGAAGCATGTGTTGAATCACCCGAAATGGTTAATGCTAAAGGAAAAAGAGCAGGAAAAAACAGAAGCGGAGCGAAGAAAGGACTTTTTGACGGCCGCCCGCATCGCCAAAGAAATGATTGAGATGAAAAAAATGTTATCTTCTTCATAA
- the rpoD gene encoding RNA polymerase sigma factor RpoD, which produces MAEKPAQSKQAEAAGDTLEQVKEQLAELGKKRGILTYEEIAERLSGFDLDSDQMDEYYEYLADQGIEVISESDIETDPDIDELVKEEEFDLNDLSVPPGVKINDPVRMYLKEIGRVPLLSAEEEIELAKRIEQGDEEAKRRLTEANLRLVVSIAKRYVGRGMLFLDLIQEGNMGLIKAVEKFDYRKGYKFSTYATWWIRQAITRAIADQARTIRIPVHMVETINKLIRVQRQLLQDLGREPTPEEIAEEMDLTPEKVREILKIAQEPVSLETPIGEEDDSHLGDFIEDQEATSPSEHAAYELLKEQLEDVLDTLTDREENVLRLRFGLDDGRTRTLEEVGKVFGVTRERIRQIEAKALRKLRHPSRSKRLKDFLE; this is translated from the coding sequence ATGGCTGAAAAACCAGCCCAATCAAAGCAAGCGGAAGCTGCTGGCGATACGCTTGAGCAAGTGAAAGAGCAGCTCGCCGAGCTCGGCAAAAAACGCGGCATCCTTACGTACGAGGAAATCGCCGAGCGGCTTTCCGGCTTTGATTTGGACTCCGACCAGATGGATGAATATTACGAATACCTCGCTGACCAAGGCATTGAAGTGATCAGCGAATCCGACATCGAGACCGACCCGGATATCGACGAGCTGGTGAAGGAGGAAGAGTTCGACCTAAACGACTTGTCCGTTCCTCCCGGCGTGAAAATCAATGACCCGGTGCGCATGTACTTAAAAGAAATCGGCCGCGTTCCGCTTTTGTCAGCGGAAGAGGAAATCGAGCTGGCCAAACGGATCGAACAAGGCGACGAAGAAGCGAAGCGCCGGTTGACAGAAGCGAACCTCCGTCTTGTTGTCAGCATCGCCAAACGGTATGTCGGCCGCGGCATGCTCTTCCTTGATTTGATCCAAGAAGGAAACATGGGCTTGATCAAAGCGGTTGAAAAATTTGACTACCGCAAAGGCTACAAATTCAGCACGTATGCGACATGGTGGATTCGCCAAGCCATCACAAGGGCGATCGCCGATCAGGCGCGGACGATCCGCATTCCGGTTCATATGGTCGAGACGATCAACAAACTGATCCGCGTCCAACGGCAGTTGCTCCAAGACCTCGGCCGCGAACCAACGCCGGAAGAAATCGCCGAGGAAATGGACTTAACGCCGGAGAAAGTGCGAGAAATTTTGAAAATCGCTCAAGAGCCGGTGTCGCTCGAGACGCCGATCGGCGAGGAGGACGACTCGCATCTTGGCGATTTCATCGAAGACCAAGAAGCGACATCGCCGTCGGAACACGCCGCTTACGAGCTGTTGAAAGAGCAGCTCGAAGATGTGCTTGATACGCTGACGGACCGCGAAGAAAACGTGCTCCGCCTTCGCTTTGGACTCGACGACGGCCGGACACGGACGCTAGAAGAGGTTGGGAAAGTGTTCGGCGTAACACGCGAACGCATTCGCCAAATCGAAGCCAAGGCGTTGCGCAAATTGCGCCATCCGAGCCGCAGCAAACGGCTGAAAGACTTTTTGGAATGA
- the cccA gene encoding cytochrome c550 codes for MNRNPLIPFFIIMAFGIVLTFVLSFKGLGDAKEMAEEKKGGEKTEQAAEFNPEQFYQQTCISCHGQNYEGGMGPALKGVGERLSADQIKDVLQNGRGGMPGGLVPAENLDAMTKWLAGLK; via the coding sequence ATGAACCGCAATCCGCTCATCCCGTTTTTCATCATTATGGCATTCGGGATTGTGCTGACGTTCGTCTTGTCGTTTAAAGGGCTAGGCGATGCGAAAGAGATGGCCGAAGAAAAAAAAGGCGGCGAAAAAACGGAGCAGGCTGCTGAATTTAATCCGGAGCAGTTTTACCAACAAACGTGCATCAGCTGTCACGGACAAAATTATGAAGGCGGCATGGGTCCGGCATTAAAAGGAGTTGGCGAACGGTTATCGGCGGACCAAATCAAAGATGTCCTGCAAAACGGACGCGGCGGCATGCCGGGCGGGCTTGTACCAGCCGAAAACCTCGACGCGATGACGAAATGGCTGGCCGGCTTAAAATAA